Part of the Acidobacteriota bacterium genome, GGATGCCGGCGGCCCTGAGCGCTTTCATCTTTTCTTCGGCGGTGCCTTTTCCGCCAGAGATGATAGCACCAGCGTGGCCCATGCGGCGTCCGGGAGGTGCCGTTTGGCCGGCGATGAAGGCGACTATCGGCTTTGTGACGTTATCTTTTGCGTAGGCGGCGGCGTCCTCTTCGGCAGTTCCGCCGATCTCGCCGATCATCACGATCGCATCGGTCTCGTCGTCTTCCTGAAAGAGCCGAAGAGCGTCGGTGTGCGTTGTGCCGATTATCGGGTCGCCGCCGATGCCGATGGCGGTCGATTGGCCGAGGCCGAGGGCGGTCAATTGGCCGACTGCTTCATAAGTTAGCGTTCCCGAACGGGAAACGACGCCGATCCGGCCTTCCTTATGTATATGGCCGGGCATAATGCCGATCTTGCACTTGCCGGGCGAAATGATTCCGGGGCAGTTCGGGCCGATCATCCGTGTCGTACGAGTGCTCAAATACTCATTCGCCTTAACCATATCGGCGACCGGAATTCCCTCGGTGATGCAGACGACCAGCGGCAGGCCCGCATCTGCGGCTTCCATTATCGCGTCCGCGGCAAATGGTGGCGGCACATAAATGACCGAGACGTTCGCTCCGGTTTCTTTTACGGCGTCGGCGACGGTGTTGAATACGGGAATGCCCTCGTGGGTAGTCCCGCCCTTGCCGGGCGTTACGCCGCCAACGACGTTCGTGCCGTAATCACGCATCTGCAGCGTGTGAAAGGTGCCCTCTTTACCGGTGATGCCCTGAACGATCAGGCGCGTGTTCTTATCAACTAAGACTGCCAAAATGCAATTCTCCTGGTTTGCGAAACAGAGTTAAAACAAAAAGGCAGTATAGCACGACCGCCATTTTGTTACACAAACCCTGATCACCGGCCTTGCAACGCGGAAAAGGACTTTACGGGAAACCGATCACGTATAGGTAAATGCTTTTTACAAAAATTTAACATGGACAAACACCTAATGTTTTTGTTATCTTGTATATGAAGCGATTTTGCTTCAAATCTCCCATCCCGGTCACGCTCTCACTCAGCAAGCCAATAGTTTGAGGTATATCCGCGATGAACAAATTTTTCCATCCGATGAGGATCTCTGCATTCTCTCGCAAAATCGGCCTTTCTTTCGCCTGCGTTATTATTTTCGCAGTTTCCGCAATTGGTCAAACAACGACCTTTGCCCAGTTTCTCGAGCAGTTCGGAACACAGGA contains:
- the sucD gene encoding succinate--CoA ligase subunit alpha, with translation MAVLVDKNTRLIVQGITGKEGTFHTLQMRDYGTNVVGGVTPGKGGTTHEGIPVFNTVADAVKETGANVSVIYVPPPFAADAIMEAADAGLPLVVCITEGIPVADMVKANEYLSTRTTRMIGPNCPGIISPGKCKIGIMPGHIHKEGRIGVVSRSGTLTYEAVGQLTALGLGQSTAIGIGGDPIIGTTHTDALRLFQEDDETDAIVMIGEIGGTAEEDAAAYAKDNVTKPIVAFIAGQTAPPGRRMGHAGAIISGGKGTAEEKMKALRAAGIRVVQSPADIGKAIVDVLGAGAAA